GACGTTCCTGCTCAATTTCCTTTTCCTGACCCATCAATTGCTGCGATAGCCTCTGTATCCAAGCCAGCGCTTTTTCCAGAACATCATTGCCTTCAGCCGTCGAACCACGCAGGGTATAGGTGGCATAGAGTCTCAGGAATTTTGGTTTGCGTAGTCCTGATTTGGCTAATTCCTGAACCCTTTGCTTTTCACCCATCACCAGAAACTTGAGTTGCGGTGTATCGGCTTGTTCGTAGAGTTCTTGGAGTTGTTGTTGCCGATCGCTGTCTGAGCTAACCGAACCGAAATGCACTGTCAGCTTTTCACCATCAGGAATATCTTTTAAGCCTGACTGAATCGCCTCAAATAGTGATTCTTCCTGCTCAGTTGAGAGGGTGGTATGAATCCCCTTTGACTCCCAGCCAAATACAAACTGCAATGATTCAAGCGATGATTGCCCCTGCTTGAGTACAAAGCAACTGACGGCACGACCGCGTAGCTCGAACTTGAGCAGACATTCTACGGCTAGCTCTTTTTCAAAATGACGATATCTTTTCTGACTAACGCTCTGCATATTTCCTTACCTCCTGCTTACGCATTCCTCTGTACTGATAAACACCTCTCGTCCATCGCGGCACAGGGATAAATTTTGATAAAAATCGATAGGGTTTTGAACCAGTCAAGATCCACCATGTTGCATCACCCCATGCCACAATCAGCAATACCCATAACCAAGGTAAATTCAGAACTGCATAGCAAATCATGAATAGGGTAAAGCTGATGATTGCCCAAGGAATGATTAGCTCAGTGGGAAACGGTCCAATTTTAGGACTTGCACCCAGAATGGCATTGACCTTACGGAATTTGTACTCTTCTGCCATAGTTTTAGGCTGCACCTGTGATAATGCCTGCTAAAATGTCGCCCATTGTCACCGTCACCACTAAAATCAACGGTGTTCTAGCCATTTGCTGCCAGTCATCGTCGTTTCTGGCTGATTGAATCACCTTCACAAGTCCAATCCCAAGATAGATTACAAACAAGGCTCGCAACACATTGAAAATTAGGGCAACAAGACCTGTATCAATCCCAGGAATTGCCCCTGTCATCCATGTCTGAGTCTTATTGAAAAACTGCGCTTGGGCTGGTTCCACTGTAAAAATTAGCAGTAAACCAATCAGGAAACCGATCGCTATGCCCAGTAATAAAACGGGACTGTACTTGTAATGCCGAATCATTTGCTCGAATTTGCCGTATAACATCAGCAAGACTTTAGGGAAGGCTAACAGCAAACCAATCAAGGCGAGTAAAGCCGTGAGATACATTCCTTTAGAAAAAGTAAAGGTCATGATGATTCCCACAATAGCCGAAGTCAAAGCGGCTAACTGGGGATTTTGAATTTTGTCGAGGAATTTACTGCGGTGGGGACTATAGGTAATTCTCATAGGATTACTTGGATAGGTTTTCATAGTGTTTCGCTAGGAAAAATTTGAGATGTGATGCATAGATAAACAGAAGCCACAGACGGCAAGGAGATCGCCTTGCCCTTGAAGCTCTGCTTTTGAAGAGCATTCTGATTGATAGTTCTTTTCTCGTCAATAACCGAACACCATACGCAAAGGCGATTTAGGCTGTATTTGAAACATCACGATCTTCTCCGTCGATCTGCTAAAGCATCATTTAAGCCACCTTGCAGATATTGCTTCCTTAACCGCCAGAGACGGGTTCTTTTAACCCGCAGCACTCGCATCACTTCTGAGATATCCACACCGTTATGCAGGGCTAGTAATACCTGTGCGCGATTGATGGTTGATGCATGACTATTACCTTTTAGGCATAGAGCCACGCATTGGCGATAATCGGTGTTAGTGAGGGTGATTTTTAGTCTTTCCATGTTTCAAATAACGTTTTGTAAAGTTTGGCGTAGGGCTACTTTTTTTGCTAATCATTACTTTTGTCGGACAATTATTTGTTAACTTTTCTGACTAGAATGTTTTATGTAACACAAATTTTATAAGCATAATCTTCTCAACTAATCTTTGGAAATATTTCATAGGGAAGATTCAGCATATTTTGTAGCTATTGTTGAAGATGAGAGAGGGAAAATCAAGCAATACGAAAGACTGGTCATGCCGATCGCTACTTCATCGGTAAGCGATAATTGGAAAGTGGTTCGCAAAATGGAGATGGTTTATCATGGCAGGAAATTTAAAAGGTAAAGTTGCCTTGGTAACAGGGGCTTCACGGGGAATTGGCAAAGGTATTGCTATTGGTTTGGGTGAATCTGGTGCGTTGGTTTATATCACAGGGCGCAGTGTGCATCAGGCATATTCTACAGAAACTAGCTCGGGAAGCTTACTAGATACCAAATCTGCAGTAGAAGAAGCGGGTGGGATTTGTATTGCAGTTCCCGTCGATCACGGTGATGATCAACAGGTTCAGTCTCTATTTGA
This portion of the Pseudanabaena sp. ABRG5-3 genome encodes:
- a CDS encoding helix-turn-helix domain-containing protein, whose translation is MERLKITLTNTDYRQCVALCLKGNSHASTINRAQVLLALHNGVDISEVMRVLRVKRTRLWRLRKQYLQGGLNDALADRRRRS